A single Hippocampus zosterae strain Florida chromosome 19, ASM2543408v3, whole genome shotgun sequence DNA region contains:
- the mixl1 gene encoding homeobox protein MIXL1, with protein sequence MSAIHGNLPVGDLNHLQLYHEGSLQMGNPDFRGDDVTNYLATAASVPRVDKCMAILTHRRKRTNFTQQQIEVLEKVYSDTKYPDIYLRERLEALTGLPESRIQVWFQNRRAKSRRQVGSSVPVKPPNPLPSFHQLPNRMNQDKLYDNGHSTEAHRTAFGLQDAYRTPVGEPHRTKAPGDHFLASCLYEKDARRGKAEQLQRREANVDIPANNVLIYPSKDGMSGDPKVLVEYDNFPPNKTIGPEMKVVIPPIPVQNNFSRSSPKDAGGPLQYAHARVAGKAFDGFSPVHGADLPDFYDSDSDWESEAMVGFGGFI encoded by the exons ATGTCGGCCATCCACGGAAACCTGCCCGTTGGGGACCTCAACCACTTGCAGTTGTACCACGAAGGAAGTCTTCAGATGGGCAACCCTG ATTTTCGAGGTGATGACGTAACCAACTATTTGGCCACGGCTGCCTCGGTTCCGCGGGTGGACAAATGCATGGCCATACTGACCCACCGTAGGAAGAGGACCAACTTCACCCAGCAGCAGATCGAGGTGCTGGAGAAGGTGTATTCTGACACCAAGTATCCGGATATCTACTTGAGGGAGCGGCTTGAGGCGCTCACCGGTCTGCCCGAGTCCCGAATACAG GTGTGGTTCCAGAACAGGAGAGCAAAATCCCGTCGCCAAGTGGGCTCCTCGGTGCCCGTGAAACCTCCCAATCCACTGCCATCCTTTCATCAGCTCCCCAACAGGATGAACCAAGACAAAC TTTATGACAACGGCCACAGTACAGAGGCTCACAGGACTGCTTTTGGACTACAAGACGCCTACAGAACCCCAGTCGGGGAACCTCACAGGACCAAAGCCCCCGGCGACCATTTTCTGGCATCCTGTCTTTACGAGAAAGACGCAAGGCGAGGGAAGGCCGAGCAGTTGCAACGACGCGAGGCCAACGTGGACATCCCGGCCAATAACGTCCTGATCTACCCCTCCAAGGACGGCATGAGCGGCGATCCCAAGGTTCTGGTGGAGTACGACAACTTCCCGCCCAACAAGACCATCGGGCCCGAAATGAAGGTGGTCATCCCGCCCATCCCTGTGCAGAACAACTTCAGCAGGTCATCGCCCAAAGACGCCGGCGGCCCGCTCCAGTACGCACATGCGAGGGTGGCGGGGAAGGCGTTCGATGGATTCTCGCCAGTCCACGGCGCAGATTTGCCGGACTTTTACGATTCGGACTCGGATTGGGAAAGTGAGGCCATGGTTGGATTTGGTGGTTTTATCTAA
- the lin9 gene encoding protein lin-9 homolog, translating into MAEMDQLLDESSSAEALVSLKEGSLSNTLNEKNAFPRAHNTRGRQSTLTMETPTRGSKRSRYEDDHAPQRPPSRSPRRSQRVSTTPQKFSSVVTPDKKSSQRIGLRLRNLLKLPKAHKWCIYEWFYSNIDRPLFEGDNEFCLCLKESFPTLKTRKLTRVEWGTIRRLMGKPRRCSSAFFAEERTALRQKRQKMRLLQHRKLSDVSNCKDLPDEIPLPLIIGTKVTARLRGDHDGLFTGQIDAVDTSAATYRVTFDRNGLGTHNVPDYEVLSNEPNETMPISAFAQKHRTTRYMQNLMTPPRGPYPSATTPVLMDHHDPLINQSPWRTSLSTADGDTLGGFPVKFLVQVTRLSKILMIKKEHIRHLKEMNTEAEKMKSYALPIGLEFQKRYASTVLELEQLNKDLNKVLHEVQQFCCELSPDQSVLPADHPADLRRHCEDEAQQMVHLSDSSKDGQQSVTNASLTHLVSRLTALLLQIKCLADGGDLNSFEFKSLTESLNDIKASIDPSNLSCFQNNVEIHVAHIQSGLSQLGNLHVFSANNTNAV; encoded by the exons ATGGCGGAGATGGACCAGCTGCTGGACGAGA GCTCCTCGGCAGAAGCACTTGTCAGTCTAAAAG AAGGAAGTTTGTCCAACACCCTGAATGAAAAGAATGCCTTCCCAAGAGCTCACAACACCAGGGGACGCCAGTCCACCCTCACCATGGAAACG CCCACCCGGGGCTCCAAGAGGAGTCGGTATGAGGATGATCATGCACCGCAGCGTCCCCCGTCCAGATCACCGCGAAGGAGCCAGAGGGTCAGCACCACACCACAG aagttTTCCAGTGTGGTGACGCCTGACAAGAAGTCATCGCAGAGAATAGGATTGCGATTAAGAAACCTCCTCAAGCTGCCCAAAGCTCACAAGTGGTGCATCTACGAATGGTTCTATTCCAATATCGACAG GCCTCTTTTTGAGGGCGACAATGAGTTCTGTCTGTGTCTGAAGGAGTCTTTCCCCACCTTAAAAACCAGGAAGTTGACGCGAGTGGAATGGGGGACCATCCGGAGACTGATGGGGAAACCCAGACG GTGTTCGTCGGCGTTCTTTGCCGAGGAGCGGACGGCCCTGCGGCAGAAAAGACAGAAGATGCGCTTATTGCAGCACAGGAAACTATCGGACGTGTCCAACTGCAAAGACCTTCCTGATGAAATTCCGCTTCCTCTCATCATCGGAACCAAAGTCACTG CTCGACTGCGAGGCGACCACGACGGCTTGTTCACGGGGCAGATCGACGCAGTGGACACCAGCGCGGCCACTTACCGCGTCACCTTTGACCGCAATGGCCTGGGAACACACAACGTGCCTGACTATGAAGTTCTG AGCAACGAGCCCAACGAGACGATGCCCATTTCAGCCTTCGCCCAGAAGCACCGGACGACGCGCTACATGCAGAACCTTATGACTCCACCTCGAGGTCCCTACCCGTCCGCCACCACTCCCGTCCTCATG GACCACCATGACCCACTCATCAACCAGTCACCATGGCGGACCAGTCTGTCCACTGCAGATGGAGACACCCTCGGAGGGTTTCCTGTCAAGTTCCTGGTCCAAGtg ACAAGGTTGTCCAAGATCCTGATGATCAAGAAAGAGCACATCAGGCACTTGAAAGAAATGAACACCGAAGCGGAGAAGATG AAATCGTACGCTTTGCCCATTGGCCTGGAATTTCAGAAGCGCTACGCGTCCACTGTGCTCGAGCTGGAGCAGCTCAACAAGGATCTCAACAAAGTCCTACACGAAGTGCAGCAGTTCTGCTGCGAG CTCTCTCCAGACCAGAGTGTGCTTCCCGCCGACCACCCGGCGGACCTGCGACGACACTGCGAGGACGAGGCCCAGCAGATGGTGCACCTGAGCGACTCCTCCAAGGATGGCCAGCAGAGCGTGACCAACGCCAGCCTCACGCACCTCGTCTCGCGACTAACGGCTCTGCTGCTGCAGATTAAG tgtCTGGCAGACGGCGGAGACCTGAATTCATTTGAGTTCAAATCTCTCACAGAGTCCCTCAACGACATCAAGGCATCCATCGATCCCTCTAACCTCAG TTGCTTCCAGAACAACGTCGAGATCCACGTGGCGCACATCCAGAGCGGCCTGAGTCAGCTCGGTAACCTGCACGTATTTTCGGCCAACAACACCAACGCCGTGTGA
- the parp1 gene encoding poly [ADP-ribose] polymerase 1 isoform X1 has product MADSQEDKLYKAEYAKSGRASCKGCKENIAKDSLRMAIMVQSPMFDGKVPHWHHFSCFWQRAAVQSPSDIDGFSTLRWEDQDKVKKAIESGGAIGGGKGGKKGGGAQGEKTLSGFAVEYAKSNRSTCKGCEMKIEKDQIRVSKKTVDPEKPQLGLIDRWYHTACFVGSREELDFKPEYSGAQLKGFNALRAEDKEELKKRLPPVKVEGKRKNEEVDGVSKKQKKEEEAETKKLEEQLKDQSQLIWGIKDKLRKHCSVNDMKELLIANDQEVPSGESNVVDYLGDGMAFGALEPCKECFGQLVFKGDAYYCTGNISAWTKCVFKTTKPARRDWVTPKEFHEVPFLKKFKFKRQDRIYPKEAPAPSQLPVKAEPLASASGAPAKPLPEGGPPGEWRVQMSSSGTSVVLTVRVCNVCATDKPLTGMKVLTVGKLAKNKDDIKAAVEELGGKICTAANKASLCISTKKEVEKLGKKMEEAKEAGVRVVSEDFLTDIKSSGKALQELVSLHAISPWGAEVKVEAPLPAPAPAPSKSGAMAASKSTGRVKAEEGKSKAKKMKLTVKGGAAVDPDSGLENSAHVLEQNGKMYSATLGLVDIMRGTNSYYKLQLLEDDVQKRYWVFRSWGRVGTTIGGNKLDKIGDKHSALNNFLSVYKEKTGNEWGASNFTKYPNKFYPLEIDYGQDEEAVKRLTATAGTKSKLAKPVQDLIKQIFDVESMKKAMVEFEIDLQKMPLGKLSKRQIQSAYALLTEVQQAVSDCVPDSHILDLSNRFYTLIPHDFGMKKPPLLRNLDYIQAKVQMLDNLLDIEVAYSLLRGGAQDNERDPIDINYEKLKTKIEVVDKATQEAEVILEYVKNTHAATHNTYTLEVQEIFKINREGERQRFQPFEELHNRQLLWHGSRTTNYAGILSQGLRIAPPEAPVTGYMFGKGVYFADMVSKSANYCHTSQSDPVGLLLLAEVALGNMHELKKASHITKLPKGKHSVKGLGRTAPESSATTTLDGVQVPLGKGANTNIDDASLLYNEYIVYDVAQINLKYLLKIKFNYQTSLW; this is encoded by the exons ATGGCTGACTCTCAAGAGGACAAGCTCTATAAGGCCGAGTACGCCAAGAGCGGCCGGGCATCGTGTAAGGGGTGCAAGGAAAACATCGCCAAAGACTCGCTCAGAATGGCCATCATGGTGCAG TCACCAATGTTCGATGGGAAGGTCCCACATTGGCATCACTTCTCCTGCTTCTGGCAACGAGCAGCAGTCCAGTCCCCCTCTGACATTGATGGCTTCTCCACCCTTCGCTGGGAAGACCAGGACAAAGTCAAGAAGGCCATCGAAAGCGGTGGAGCTATTGGAGGAG GAAAAGGCGGAAAGAAAGGCGGCGGCGCACAAGGGGAGAaaacgctcagcggctttgcgGTGGAATACGCCAAATCCAACCGCAGCACTTGCAAAGGCTGCGAGATGAAAATAGAAAAG GATCAGATCCGCGTGTCAAAGAAGACAGTGGACCCGGAGAAGCCTCAGCTGGGCCTGATTGACCGCTGGTACCACACGGCCTGCTTTGTGGGTAGCAGGGAGGAGTTGGATTTCAAGCCAGAGTACAGCGGCGCCCAGCTGAAAGGTTTCAACGCGCTGAGGGCCGAAGACAAGGAGGAGCTCAAGAAGAGGCTCCCGCCAGTCAAAGTGGAAGG AAAGCGCAAAAACGAAGAGGTGGACGGAGTCTCCAAGAAACAGAAGAAGGAGGAAGAAGCGGAGACAAAAAAATTGGAAGAGCAGTTGAAG GACCAAAGCCAGCTCATATGGGGCATTAAAGACAAGCTGAGGAAGCATTGCTCCGTCAACGACATGAAGGAGCTGCTCATTGCTAACGACCAGGAGGTTCCATCCGGGGAGTCCAAC GTGGTGGACTACTTGGGCGACGGAATGGCTTTCGGCGCGCTGGAACCGTGCAAGGAATGCTTTGGCCAGTTGGTGTTCAAGGGCGACGCTTATTACTGCACCGGGAACATCTCAGCCTGGACAAAGTGTGTgttcaaaaccacaaaacccGCACGGAGAGACTGGGTCACCCCCAAG GAATTTCACGAGGTTCCCTTCCTGAAGAAGTTCAAGTTTAAGCGTCAGGACAGAATTTACCCGAAGGAGGCGCCCGCTCCAAGCCAACTCCCTGTCAAAGCTGAGCCTCTGGCCAGCGCCTCCGGCGCCCCCGCAAAGCCGCTACCAGAGGGCGGACCCCCTGGTGAGTGGCGAGTCCAAATGTCCAGTTCAGGAACTTCAGTGGTCTTAACAGTTCGTGTTTGTAATGTTTGTGCTACAGACAAACCTCTCACTGGCATGAAGGTGTTGACTGTTGGCAAACTGGCCAAGAATAAAGACGACATCAAGGCAGCCGTGGAGGAGCTGGGTGGGAAGATCTGCACCGCGGCCAACAAGGCCTCGCTCTGCATCAGCACCAAGA AGGAGGTGGAGAAGCTGGGCAAGAAAATGGAGGAGGCCAAGGAGGCGGGCGTACGCGTGGTCTCCGAGGACTTCCTCACCGACATCAAGTCGTCGGGCAAAGCGCTCCAGGAGCTCGTCTCCCTGCACGCCATCTCCCCGTGGGGGGCTGAGGTCAAAGTGGAGGCCCCTCTGCCGGCGCCCGCCCCGGCGCCGTCCAAGTCGGGCGCGATGGCTGCTTCCAAGAGCACCGGCAGAGTGAAGGCGGAAGAAG GTAAGAGCAAAGCCAAGAAGATGAAGCTGACGGTCAAAGGAGGCGCTGCTGTCGATCCAGACTCAG GTCTGGAGAACAGCGCTCACGTTTTGGAGCAAAACGGTAAAATGTACAGCGCCACATTGGGCTTGGTGGATATCATGCGGGGAACCAACTCCTACTACAAACTGCAGCTGCTGGAGGACGACGTACAGAAAAG GTACTGGGTGTTCCGTTCGTGGGGTCGAGTGGGCACCACCATTGGGGGGAACAAGCTGGACAAAATCGGCGACAAGCACTCGGCGCTCAACAACTTCCTGTCGGTGTACAAGGAAAAGACCGGAAACGAATGGGGAGCCTCCAACTTCACCAAGTACCCCAATAAGTTCTACCCGCTGGAGATCGACTATGGACAG GACGAAGAAGCCGTAAAGAGGCTGACGGCCACCGCGGGGACCAAGTCCAAGCTGGCCAAACCTGTCCAGGATCTGATCAAACAGATCTTTGACGTGGAGAGCATGAAGAAGGCTATGGTGGAGTTTGAG ATTGACCTCCAGAAGATGCCGCTGGGAAAGCTAAGCAAGAGGCAAATTCAAAGCGCGTATGCTCTTCTCACTGAAGTGCAGCAG GCGGTGTCCGACTGTGTGCCCGATTCGCACATTTTGGATCTGTCGAATCGCTTCTACACGCTGATACCACACGACTTTGGCATGAAGAAACCTCCGCTGCTCAGAAACCTGGACTACATTCAG GCTAAAGTTCAGATGCTGGACAACCTGTTGGACATCGAAGTGGCTTACAGTCTCCTGAGAGGAGGAGCGCAGGACAACGAGAGGGACCCCATCGATATCAACTATGAGAAACTTAAGACCAAGATTGAG GTTGTGGACAAGGCCACGCAGGAGGCTGAAGTCATTCTGGAATATGTGAAGAACACGCACGCCGCCACGCACAACACGTATACACTGGAAGTACAAGAG ATCTTCAAAATCAACCGCGAGGGAGAACGCCAGCGCTTCCAACCCTTTGAGGAGCTGCACAATCGGCAGCTGCTGTGGCACGGCTCCCGGACCACCAACTACGCCGGCATCCTCTCTCAGGGTCTTCGCATCGCCCCTCCGGAGGCCCCAGTG ACTGGTTACATGTTCGGCAAAGGCGTGTACTTTGCCGACATGGTGTCCAAGAGCGCCAACTACTGTCACACCTCGCAGTCGGACCCCGTTGGCCTTCTGCTGCTCGCAGAAGTAGCCCTCGGCAATAT GCATGAACTGAAAAAGGCTTCCCACATCACAAAACTGCCAAAGGGCAAACACAGTGTAAAAG GTTTGGGCCGAACCGCTCCGGAATCGAGCGCCACCACCACTTTAGATGGCGTCCAAGTGCCTCTGGGAAAAGGAGCCAACACCAATATTGACGACGCAAGTCTCCTGTACAACGA ATACATCGTGTACGACGTAGCCCAAATCAATCTCAAGTATCTCCTGAAGATCAAGTTCAACTACCAAACGTCCTTGTGGTGA
- the parp1 gene encoding poly [ADP-ribose] polymerase 1 isoform X2, with product MADSQEDKLYKAEYAKSGRASCKGCKENIAKDSLRMAIMVQSPMFDGKVPHWHHFSCFWQRAAVQSPSDIDGFSTLRWEDQDKVKKAIESGGAIGGGKGGKKGGGAQGEKTLSGFAVEYAKSNRSTCKGCEMKIEKDQIRVSKKTVDPEKPQLGLIDRWYHTACFVGSREELDFKPEYSGAQLKGFNALRAEDKEELKKRLPPVKVEGKRKNEEVDGVSKKQKKEEEAETKKLEEQLKDQSQLIWGIKDKLRKHCSVNDMKELLIANDQEVPSGESNVVDYLGDGMAFGALEPCKECFGQLVFKGDAYYCTGNISAWTKCVFKTTKPARRDWVTPKEFHEVPFLKKFKFKRQDRIYPKEAPAPSQLPVKAEPLASASGAPAKPLPEGGPPDKPLTGMKVLTVGKLAKNKDDIKAAVEELGGKICTAANKASLCISTKKEVEKLGKKMEEAKEAGVRVVSEDFLTDIKSSGKALQELVSLHAISPWGAEVKVEAPLPAPAPAPSKSGAMAASKSTGRVKAEEGKSKAKKMKLTVKGGAAVDPDSGLENSAHVLEQNGKMYSATLGLVDIMRGTNSYYKLQLLEDDVQKRYWVFRSWGRVGTTIGGNKLDKIGDKHSALNNFLSVYKEKTGNEWGASNFTKYPNKFYPLEIDYGQDEEAVKRLTATAGTKSKLAKPVQDLIKQIFDVESMKKAMVEFEIDLQKMPLGKLSKRQIQSAYALLTEVQQAVSDCVPDSHILDLSNRFYTLIPHDFGMKKPPLLRNLDYIQAKVQMLDNLLDIEVAYSLLRGGAQDNERDPIDINYEKLKTKIEVVDKATQEAEVILEYVKNTHAATHNTYTLEVQEIFKINREGERQRFQPFEELHNRQLLWHGSRTTNYAGILSQGLRIAPPEAPVTGYMFGKGVYFADMVSKSANYCHTSQSDPVGLLLLAEVALGNMHELKKASHITKLPKGKHSVKGLGRTAPESSATTTLDGVQVPLGKGANTNIDDASLLYNEYIVYDVAQINLKYLLKIKFNYQTSLW from the exons ATGGCTGACTCTCAAGAGGACAAGCTCTATAAGGCCGAGTACGCCAAGAGCGGCCGGGCATCGTGTAAGGGGTGCAAGGAAAACATCGCCAAAGACTCGCTCAGAATGGCCATCATGGTGCAG TCACCAATGTTCGATGGGAAGGTCCCACATTGGCATCACTTCTCCTGCTTCTGGCAACGAGCAGCAGTCCAGTCCCCCTCTGACATTGATGGCTTCTCCACCCTTCGCTGGGAAGACCAGGACAAAGTCAAGAAGGCCATCGAAAGCGGTGGAGCTATTGGAGGAG GAAAAGGCGGAAAGAAAGGCGGCGGCGCACAAGGGGAGAaaacgctcagcggctttgcgGTGGAATACGCCAAATCCAACCGCAGCACTTGCAAAGGCTGCGAGATGAAAATAGAAAAG GATCAGATCCGCGTGTCAAAGAAGACAGTGGACCCGGAGAAGCCTCAGCTGGGCCTGATTGACCGCTGGTACCACACGGCCTGCTTTGTGGGTAGCAGGGAGGAGTTGGATTTCAAGCCAGAGTACAGCGGCGCCCAGCTGAAAGGTTTCAACGCGCTGAGGGCCGAAGACAAGGAGGAGCTCAAGAAGAGGCTCCCGCCAGTCAAAGTGGAAGG AAAGCGCAAAAACGAAGAGGTGGACGGAGTCTCCAAGAAACAGAAGAAGGAGGAAGAAGCGGAGACAAAAAAATTGGAAGAGCAGTTGAAG GACCAAAGCCAGCTCATATGGGGCATTAAAGACAAGCTGAGGAAGCATTGCTCCGTCAACGACATGAAGGAGCTGCTCATTGCTAACGACCAGGAGGTTCCATCCGGGGAGTCCAAC GTGGTGGACTACTTGGGCGACGGAATGGCTTTCGGCGCGCTGGAACCGTGCAAGGAATGCTTTGGCCAGTTGGTGTTCAAGGGCGACGCTTATTACTGCACCGGGAACATCTCAGCCTGGACAAAGTGTGTgttcaaaaccacaaaacccGCACGGAGAGACTGGGTCACCCCCAAG GAATTTCACGAGGTTCCCTTCCTGAAGAAGTTCAAGTTTAAGCGTCAGGACAGAATTTACCCGAAGGAGGCGCCCGCTCCAAGCCAACTCCCTGTCAAAGCTGAGCCTCTGGCCAGCGCCTCCGGCGCCCCCGCAAAGCCGCTACCAGAGGGCGGACCCCCTG ACAAACCTCTCACTGGCATGAAGGTGTTGACTGTTGGCAAACTGGCCAAGAATAAAGACGACATCAAGGCAGCCGTGGAGGAGCTGGGTGGGAAGATCTGCACCGCGGCCAACAAGGCCTCGCTCTGCATCAGCACCAAGA AGGAGGTGGAGAAGCTGGGCAAGAAAATGGAGGAGGCCAAGGAGGCGGGCGTACGCGTGGTCTCCGAGGACTTCCTCACCGACATCAAGTCGTCGGGCAAAGCGCTCCAGGAGCTCGTCTCCCTGCACGCCATCTCCCCGTGGGGGGCTGAGGTCAAAGTGGAGGCCCCTCTGCCGGCGCCCGCCCCGGCGCCGTCCAAGTCGGGCGCGATGGCTGCTTCCAAGAGCACCGGCAGAGTGAAGGCGGAAGAAG GTAAGAGCAAAGCCAAGAAGATGAAGCTGACGGTCAAAGGAGGCGCTGCTGTCGATCCAGACTCAG GTCTGGAGAACAGCGCTCACGTTTTGGAGCAAAACGGTAAAATGTACAGCGCCACATTGGGCTTGGTGGATATCATGCGGGGAACCAACTCCTACTACAAACTGCAGCTGCTGGAGGACGACGTACAGAAAAG GTACTGGGTGTTCCGTTCGTGGGGTCGAGTGGGCACCACCATTGGGGGGAACAAGCTGGACAAAATCGGCGACAAGCACTCGGCGCTCAACAACTTCCTGTCGGTGTACAAGGAAAAGACCGGAAACGAATGGGGAGCCTCCAACTTCACCAAGTACCCCAATAAGTTCTACCCGCTGGAGATCGACTATGGACAG GACGAAGAAGCCGTAAAGAGGCTGACGGCCACCGCGGGGACCAAGTCCAAGCTGGCCAAACCTGTCCAGGATCTGATCAAACAGATCTTTGACGTGGAGAGCATGAAGAAGGCTATGGTGGAGTTTGAG ATTGACCTCCAGAAGATGCCGCTGGGAAAGCTAAGCAAGAGGCAAATTCAAAGCGCGTATGCTCTTCTCACTGAAGTGCAGCAG GCGGTGTCCGACTGTGTGCCCGATTCGCACATTTTGGATCTGTCGAATCGCTTCTACACGCTGATACCACACGACTTTGGCATGAAGAAACCTCCGCTGCTCAGAAACCTGGACTACATTCAG GCTAAAGTTCAGATGCTGGACAACCTGTTGGACATCGAAGTGGCTTACAGTCTCCTGAGAGGAGGAGCGCAGGACAACGAGAGGGACCCCATCGATATCAACTATGAGAAACTTAAGACCAAGATTGAG GTTGTGGACAAGGCCACGCAGGAGGCTGAAGTCATTCTGGAATATGTGAAGAACACGCACGCCGCCACGCACAACACGTATACACTGGAAGTACAAGAG ATCTTCAAAATCAACCGCGAGGGAGAACGCCAGCGCTTCCAACCCTTTGAGGAGCTGCACAATCGGCAGCTGCTGTGGCACGGCTCCCGGACCACCAACTACGCCGGCATCCTCTCTCAGGGTCTTCGCATCGCCCCTCCGGAGGCCCCAGTG ACTGGTTACATGTTCGGCAAAGGCGTGTACTTTGCCGACATGGTGTCCAAGAGCGCCAACTACTGTCACACCTCGCAGTCGGACCCCGTTGGCCTTCTGCTGCTCGCAGAAGTAGCCCTCGGCAATAT GCATGAACTGAAAAAGGCTTCCCACATCACAAAACTGCCAAAGGGCAAACACAGTGTAAAAG GTTTGGGCCGAACCGCTCCGGAATCGAGCGCCACCACCACTTTAGATGGCGTCCAAGTGCCTCTGGGAAAAGGAGCCAACACCAATATTGACGACGCAAGTCTCCTGTACAACGA ATACATCGTGTACGACGTAGCCCAAATCAATCTCAAGTATCTCCTGAAGATCAAGTTCAACTACCAAACGTCCTTGTGGTGA